One Drosophila willistoni isolate 14030-0811.24 chromosome 2R unlocalized genomic scaffold, UCI_dwil_1.1 Seg167, whole genome shotgun sequence DNA segment encodes these proteins:
- the LOC6642675 gene encoding sterol carrier protein 2 codes for MTKTRVYVVGVGMTKFEKPGRRADVCYPDFAKEAVTKALADAGIKFEEVQQAVVGYVYGDSTCGQRAVYEVGMTGIPVYNVNNNCSTGSSALYLAKQIIESGNSDCVLALGFEKMERGSLSSKYFDRANPMERHITEMGELTEIGAGPMAAQIFGNAGKEHMKKYGTKPEHFGKIAWKNHKHSVNNPYSQFRDEYTLEQIMKSPQVVEGVLTKLQCCPTSDGSGAAILASEQFVRRHGLECQAVEIVGMEMATDPESTFADKSLMKIAGYDMTRLATERLFAKSGYKPQDVQVVELHDCFSANELVTYEALGLCAEGKAGEFIDRGDNTYGGKFVVNPSGGLISKGHPLGATGLAQCSELCWQLRGLAEKRQVDGAKLALQHNLGLGGAVIVALYRLGFPAAANAKL; via the exons ATGACCAAAACAAGAGTTTACGTAGTCGGAGTGGGCATGACGAAG TTCGAGAAACCTGGACGTCGTGCCGATGTCTGCTATCCGGACTTTGCCAAGGAAGCGGTCACCAAGGCTCTGGCTGATGCTGGCATCAAGTTCGAGGAGGTTCAACAGGCTGTTGTTGGCTACGTCTATGGTGATTCCACCTGTGGCCAAAGGGCGGTCTACGAAGTGGGCATGACCGGAATTCCCGTTTACAATGTGAACAACAACTGCTCCACAGGATCGAGTGCTTTGTACTTGGCCAAACAGATCATCGAATCGGGTAATTCAGATTGTGTTTTGGCTTTGGGATTTGAGAAGATGGAACGTGGTTCCCTCTCATCGAAG TACTTTGACCGTGCCAATCCCATGGAGCGCCACATCACAGAGATGGGTGAACTGACTGAAATCGGCGCCGGACCTATGGCTGCTCAGATCTTTGGCAATGCCGGCAAGGAGCACATGAAGAAATATGGCACAAAACCCGAGCATTTTGGTAAAATTGCATGGAAGAATCACAAACATTCAGTCAATAATCC CTACTCCCAGTTCCGTGATGAATACACGCTGGAGCAGATTATGAAGTCGCCTCAGGTGGTGGAGGGGGTTCTGACCAAGCTGCAGTGTTGCCCCACCTCAGATGGTTCCGGTGCTGCCATTTTGGCCTCCGAGCAATTCGTCCGTCGTCATGGCTTGGAATGTCAGGCTGTGGAAATTGTTGGCATGGAGATGGCCACCGATCCAGAGTCGACGTTTGCCGACAAGAGTCTGATGAAGATTGCTGGCTATGACATGACTCGCCTGGCCACAGAGCGTCTGTTCGCCAAGAGCGGATACAAGCCACAGGATGTGCAGGTTGTGGAGCTCCATGACTGTTTCTCGGCCAACGAATTGGTCACCTACGAGGCTTTGGGTCTCTGTGCCGAGGGCAAGGCCGGCGAGTTCATCGACCGTGGAGACAATACTTATGGCGGCAAATTCGTGGTGAATCCCAGTGGTGGTCTGATCTCTAAGGGGCATCCTCTGGGTGCAACTGGCTTGGCCCAGTGCTCCGAATTGTGCTGGCAATTGCGCGGTCTGGCCGAGAAACGTCAAGTGGATGGAGCCAAATTGGCTCTGCAACATAATCTTGGTCTGGGTGGAGCTGTTATCGTGGCCTTGTATCGTCTGGGCTTCCCAGCGGCAGCCAATGCCAAGctataa
- the LOC6642157 gene encoding sterol carrier protein 2 — protein sequence MTKTRVYVVGVGMTKFEKPGRRADVCYPDFAKEAVTKALQDAKLKYTDVQQAVVGYVYGDSTCGQRAVYEVGMTGIPVYNVNNNCSTGSSALYLAKQIIESGNSDCVLALGFEKMERGSLSSKYFDRANPMERHITEMAELTEIGPGPMAAQIFGNAGKEHMKKYGTKPEHFGKIAWKNHKHSVNNPYSQFRDEYTLEQIMKSPQVVEGVLTKLQCCPTSDGSGAAILASEQFVRRHSLERQAVEIVGMEMATDPESTFADKSLMKIAGYDMTRLATERLFAKSGYKPQDVQVVELHDCFSANELVTYEALGLCAEGKAGEFIDRGDNTYGGKFVVNPSGGLISKGHPLGATGLAQCAELCWQLRGQAEKRQVPNVQLALQHNLGLGGAVIVGLYRLGFPASNNVVHNLTAASKAATSEEGFKVAPLLKLLEQAMQEDKDNLIEKVRAIYGFKVNNGPSGQSGFWVIDAKQGKGKITFNGTQKCDVTFIISDDDVFELLTGKLPPQKAFFQGKIKIQGNMGFAMKLMDLQRSAQGRIEELRSKL from the exons ATGACCAAGACTAGAGTGTACGTTGTTGGAGTTGGCATGACAAAG TTCGAGAAACCTGGTCGTCGTGCCGATGTTTGTTATCCGGACTTTGCCAAGGAGGCCGTCACCAAGGCCTTGCAAGATGCCAAATTGAAATACACCGATGTGCAACAGGCTGTTGTGGGCTACGTCTATGGTGATTCCACCTGTGGCCAAAGGGCGGTCTACGAAGTGGGCATGACTGGTATTCCCGTTTACAATGTGAACAACAACTGCTCCACAGGATCGAGCGCTTTGTACTTGGCCAAACAGATTATCGAATCGGGTAATTCAGATTGTGTGCTGGCTTTGGGATTTGAGAAGATGGAACGTGGTTCCCTCTCATCGAAG TACTTTGACCGTGCCAATCCCATGGAGCGTCACATCACTGAGATGGCTGAACTGACTGAAATTGGACCTGGACCCATGGCTGCTCAGATCTTTGGCAATGCCGGCAAGGAGCACATGAAGAAATATGGCACCAAACCCGAGCACTTCGGCAAAATTGCATGGAAGAATCACAAACACTCTGTGAATAATCC TTATTCGCAGTTCCGTGACGAATACACGCTGGAGCAGATTATGAAGTCACCTCAGGTGGTGGAGGGGGTTCTGACCAAACTGCAGTGTTGCCCCACCTCCGATGGTTCCGGCGCTGCCATTTTGGCCTCCGAGCAATTCGTTCGTCGTCATAGCTTGGAACGTCAGGCTGTGGAAATTGTTGGCATGGAGATGGCCACCGATCCAGAGTCCACGTTTGCTGACAAGAGTCTGATGAAGATTGCCGGTTATGACATGACTCGTCTGGCCACAGAGCGTCTGTTCGCCAAGAGCGGATACAAGCCGCAGGATGTGCAGGTTGTGGAGCTCCATGACTGTTTCTCGGCCAACGAATTGGTCACCTATGAGGCTCTGGGTCTCTGTGCCGAGGGCAAGGCCGGCGAGTTCATCGATCGTGGAGATAATACTTATGGCGGCAAGTTCGTGGTGAATCCCAGTGGAGGTTTGATCTCCAAGGGGCATCCTCTGGGTGCCACTGGCTTGGCTCAGTGTGCAGAGTTGTGTTGGCAATTGCGTGGCCAGGCCGAGAAACGTCAAGTGCCCAATGTCCAATTGGCTCTGCAGCACAATCTTGGTCTGGGTGGAGCTGTTATTGTGGGTCTCTATCGACTGGGTTTCCCGGCTTCGAATAATGTGGTGCACAACTTAACCGCTGCCTCAAAGGCCGCCACCAGTGAGGAGGGATTCAAAGTGGCGCCTCTACTCAAACTACTGGAGCAGGCCATGCAGGAGGACAAGGACAATCTGATCGAGAAAGTGCGCGCCATTTACGGTTTCAAAGTGAACAATGGACCAAGTGGCCAAAGCGGTTTTTGGGTCATCGATGCCAAGCAGGGCAAGGGCAAGATCACCTTCAATGGCACAC AAAAGTGCGATGTGACCTTCATCATCAGCGATGACGATGTGTTCGAGCTACTCACGGGCAAACTGCCACCCCAGAAGGCCTTCTTCCAGGGTAAAATCAAGATCCAAGGCAACATGGGCTTCGCCATGAAGCTAATGGACTTGCAGCGTTCCGCCCAGGGAAGGATTGAGGAGCTGCGCTCCAAGTTGTAA
- the LOC6642679 gene encoding uncharacterized protein LOC6642679, with translation MLLWRLIAISMLLAAWGPVKSESAQILGLFQHPGKSHFAFFRPIFEELAKRGHNVSMYSYFPLKKPLANYTDFVFEGMGLLTDVIDLKGFDSEWKPLGLPFKIPTYFRLHDWGINACRVAMNSPLIDQLLKSPQRYDLIILENFANDCMYAVAHLLGAPVIALSSCAIMPWHYRRMGTPFINSVMPMNFLPHTDEMTFIDRLNNFIHFHTVNFLYNFVTQPATDKLIRERFGVGLPPIDDIVKNTSLMLINQHHTLTGSYPYAPSVVEVGGLQIAQAEELPAHFKSLFKRSHTGIVVISWGSMINPTTLPAAKRRALFDSISSLDEYSFVMRWANGAPPEDKPQNLHTFDWLPQRDLLCHPQVKAFISHGGLMGTTEAVHCGVPILATPFYGDQFLNAATIAKRGFGVIVDYREFDTDHITKALHVILDKNFADNVKRLSQSFRQRPQAPMDLAIWWIEEVIASKGSPQLLSQARYNNWFVQNSIDVYLCLLGIVWLLGRCIRLVSRLIRRVLALGRRKPDVENKMKQHLPLTFYSAYFVSRSSNVKQVTMLVLQFGLVLLLGMAIPAEIDAGSPLKVLGLFPHPGVSHFQFFYPIMRGLAEAGHEVDVVSHFPEKKPIEHYKDFPLSGAEKLTNSVDVKSFEKRHTFYNQFLDFFLLHDWGTETCNFTINSKALQQILNTRKKGYYDVIIIEQFSTDCMMGVAHQLEAPVIALSSCAALPWHYERMGAPIIPSYIPAMLMGQSQDMDLGGRLANWISFHVLNWMYKLISIPAADSMVAQKFGSVVPSVGELVKNTSMFFVNQHYSLSGPKPLPPNVIELGGIHIQKAKPLPADLQRLLDSAEHGVILISWGSMIRANSLSEDKRDGIVRAAARLKQLVIWKWENETLPNQPHNMHIMKWLPQRDLLCHPNIRVFMSHGGLMGISEAAYCGVPVVATPMYGDQFLNAAALVQRGMGTRLYYKDISENTVTQALKKTLNKSYADAAKAVSQSFKNRPQQALETAIWWVEHVASTGGAPLMKPSAVEMSRFVYYSLDCYAIVGLVLTIIIALFVSLVRCICPSSSSKKSKWD, from the exons ATGCTTCTGTGGCGTTTAATAGCCATTTCGATGCTTTTGGCTGCATGGGGTCCAGTTAAAAGCGAATCGGCTCAAATTCTTGGCCTTTTCCAACATCCCGGCAAGAGTCACTTTGCCTTCTTTCGTCCCATATTCGAGGAGTTGGCCAAACGCGGCCATAATGTCAGCATGTATAGCTACTTTCCGCTGAAAAAACCCTTGGCCAACTACACAGACTTTGTGTTTGAGGGCATGGGTTTGCTTACCGATGTGATTGACCTAAAG GGTTTTGACTCGGAATGGAAACCTCTTGGTTTGCCTTTCAAGATACCCACCTACTTTAGGCTCCACGATTGGGGCATTAATGCATGCCGTGTGGCCATGAACTCGCCGCTGATTGACCAACTTTTGAAATCGCCCCAACGCTACGATCTGATCATCTTGGAGAACTTCGCCAACGATTGCATGTACGCGGTGGCTCATCTTCTTGGAGCTCCTGTAATTGCCCTGAGCAGTTGTGCCATTATGCCGTGGCATTATCGACGCATGGGCACGCCGTTTATTAACTCCGTGATGCCAATGAACTTTCTGCCCCACACGGATGAGATGACGTTTATCGATCGCTTGAATAACTTCATACACTTCCATACAGTCAATTTCCTATACAA TTTTGTAACCCAACCGGCCACAGATAAGTTGATACGTGAACGATTCGGTGTCGGTTTACCACCAATTGACGACATTGTAAAGAACACCAGCCTCATGCTGATCAACCAACATCACACACTCACTGGCTCATATCCCTATGCTCCATCTGTGGTGGAAGTGGGTGGCCTACAAATCGCCCAGGCGGAAGAGCTACCTGCG CATTTTAAAAGCCTTTTCAAACGATCGCATACTGGCATTGTGGTGATAAGCTGGGGTTCCATGATAAATCCAACCACTTTACCAGCAGCCAAGAGACGAGCCCTCTTCGACAGTATTTCCAGCTTGGACGAGTATAGCTTCGTGATGAGGTGGGCCAACGGAGCGCCACCTGAGGACAAGCCGCAGAATCTTCATACTTTCGACTGGCTGCCACAACGGGATTTGTTGTGCCACCCGCAGGTTAAGGCCTTCATCTCGCATGGTGGCCTAATGGGCACCACCGAGGCGGTGCATTGTGGAGTGCCCATATTGGCGACACCTTTCTATGGCGATCAGTTTCTGAATGCAGCCACCATAGCCAAGCGAGGCTTTGGGGTGATTGTAGACTATCGAGAATTCGATACGGATCACATTACAAAGGCACTGCATGTCATTCTAGACAAGAA CTTTGCCGACAATGTGAAACGTCTTTCGCAGTCTTTTCGTCAGCGTCCTCAGGCTCCAATGGACTTGGCCATTTGGTGGATTGAAGAGGTGATTGCAAGTAAAGGATCGCCCCAATTGCTCTCTCAGGCCAGATATAACAATTGGTTTGTCCAGAACTCAATCGATGTCTACTTGTGTTTGCTTGGCATAGTCTGGCTATTGGGTCGCTGTATACGTCTTGTCTCTAGGCTTATCAGACGGGTCTTGGCCCTAGGGAGACGGAAACCCGATGTGGAGAATAAAATGAAACAGCAT CTCCCACTAACATTTTACAGCGCTTACTTTGTCAGTCGTTCATCTAACGTCAAACAA GTGACGATGTTGGTGCTTCAGTTTGGGCTAGTCCTCCTCTTGGGAATGGCCATTCCAGCGGAGATCGACGCTGGATCTCCGCTTAAAGTGCTGGGTCTTTTTCCTCATCCCGGCGTTAGTCATTTTCAATTCTTCTATCCCATCATGCGGGGATTGGCGGAGGCTGGTCATGAGGTTGATGTTGTCTCACATTTTCCGGAAAAGAAACCAATTGAACACTACAAAGACTTCCCCTTGTCGGGCGCTGAGAAGTTAACAAACAGTGTCGATGTAAAG TCCTTTGAGAAACGTCACACCTTCTACAATCAATTTTTGGATTTCTTTCTCTTGCACGATTGGGGCACGGAGACTTGCAATTTCACCATAAATTCGAAAGCCTTGCAGCAGATTCTGAATACCCGGAAAAAGGGCTACTACGATGTGATAATCATAGAACAGTTCAGTACGGATTGCATGATGGGTGTGGCCCACCAATTGGAGGCACCCGTCATAGCTCTGAGCAGCTGTGCGGCCCTTCCATGGCACTACGAGCGGATGGGAGCTCCGATTATACCCTCCTATATACCTGCCATGTTAATGGGTCAATCGCAGGATATGGATTTGGGTGGTCGTTTGGCCAATTGGATTAGTTTTCATGTCCTAAATTGGATGTACAA ATTAATCTCCATACCCGCCGCTGATTCCATGGTGGCACAAAAGTTTGGAAGCGTGGTGCCTTCGGTGGGTGAGTTGGTTAAGAATACGTCGATGTTCTTTGTGAACCAACACTATTCGCTGAGTGGACCGAAACCTCTGCCCCCAAATGTCATTGAACTGGGCGGAATACACATTCAGAAAGCGAAACCCTTGCCCGCTGATCTCCAACGATTGTTGGACAGTGCCGAGCATGGGGTAATTCTCATTAGTTGGGGTTCCATGATAAGGGCCAACTCCCTGTCCGAGGACAAGCGAGATGGCATTGTGAGGGCTGCAGCTAGGCTGAAGCAGTTGGTTATCTGGAAGTGGGAGAACGAAACGTTGCCCAATCAACCGCATAATATGCACATCATGAAGTGGTTGCCCCAGCGCGACTTGCTCTGCCATCCAAATATCAGGGTATTCATGTCGCACGGAGGACTGATGGGAATCTCGGAGGCGGCTTATTGTGGTGTTCCAGTGGTGGCCACGCCCATGTATGGCGATCAGTTCCTCAATGCAGCTGCCTTGGTGCAACGTGGGATGGGCACCAGACTTTACTACAAGGATATAAGCGAGAACACTGTGACACAGGCGCTGAAAAAGACTCTGAACAAAAG CTATGCGGATGCTGCCAAAGCCGTTTCCCAGTCCTTCAAAAACCGTCCTCAACAGGCACTGGAAACTGCCATTTGGTGGGTTGAGCATGTGGCCAGTACGGGTGGCGCTCCTTTGATGAAACCCAGTGCTGTCGAGATGTCCAGATTTGTCTATTACTCACTTGATTGTTATGCGATCGTTGGACTTGTGTTGACCATCATCATTGCCCTTTTTGTATCTCTAGTGCGTTGCATCTGCCCCTCTAGCTCATCCAAAAAATCTAAATGGGATTGA
- the LOC6642676 gene encoding UDP-glycosyltransferase UGT5: protein MPRNDLWNWLFMLLLLGFGSVVSPLKILGMFPHPAISHFQFFHPIMRGLAEVGHTVDVMSPFPDRQPLPGYTDYLLPMANLSNAIGFDSFEEQKSLNLILHYGEFYYLHSFGRDACNLTLNGEALEQILRHPPGYYDVIMMEQFNTDCLMSVAHQLRAPVIAMSSCALMPWHYERMGAPLIPSYISALFMGKSQEMSFGGRLANWFTVHSLNLLYKLFSIPAADALVRQKFGPQMPSVGEMVKNTSLMLINQHFSLSGPKPLPPNVIEVGGVHIKPAKALPSELQHLLDNATKGAILISWGSQLRATSLPTAKREAVVRALGRLEQQIIWKWENDTLPNKPHNVHIMKWLPQRDILAHPNLKVFFSHGGLMGTTEAVSSGVPIVGMPIYGDQSLNIASLVQRGMAINLDFYSLTEDAIYEALTRALDPSFKRNARKVAAAYNERPQKPLDTAIWWVEYVAETKGAPLTQPKAVHLSRFVYYSLDAYATVFAVLLLLLATWLGLLRLCCGRRDHQKGQKTKAKGN from the exons ATGCCTCGAAATGATCTGTGGAACTGGTTATTTATGCTCTTGTTATTGGGCTTTGGGTCTGTGGTTAGCCCTCTGAAAATATTGGGAATGTTTCCCCATCCAGCCATCAGTCACTTTCAGTTCTTTCATCCGATTATGAGAGGATTGGCGGAAGTGGGTCACACTGTAGATGTGATGAGTCCTTTTCCGGATAGGCAACCTCTGCCCGGTTATACGGATTATCTTCTGCCTATGGCCAATCTAAGCAATGCAATTGGTTTTGAT TCATTTGAGGAACAAAAGTCCTTGAATTTGATTCTGCACTATGGCGAATTCTACTATCTTCATTCATTTGGCAGAGATGCCTGCAATCTAACCCTCAATGGAGAGGCACTGGAGCAAATCCTGAGACATCCCCCTGGCTACTATGATGTCATCATGATGGAACAGTTCAACACGGATTGCCTGATGAGTGTGGCCCACCAGTTGAGGGCTCCTGTCATAGCCATGAGCAGTTGTGCTCTGATGCCCTGGCATTATGAGAGAATGGGCGCCCCTTTGATACCCTCATATATATCGGCTCTGTTTATGGGTAAATCCCAGGAAATGTCCTTTGGTGGACGTCTGGCCAATTGGTTTACAGTGCATTCTCTTAATTTACTCTACAA ACTCTTCAGCATTCCCGCTGCAGATGCTTTGGTTCGACAGAAATTCGGTCCTCAGATGCCTTCTGTGGGAGAAATGGTGAAGAATACTTCCTTGATGCTCATCAATCAACACTTTTCCCTCAGTGGACCGAAACCTTTGCCACCCAATGTCATTGAAGTCGGCGGAGTTCACATTAAGCCGGCTAAAGCTCTGCCCTCAGAGTTGCAACATCTGTTGGATAATGCCACGAAAGGAGCCATCCTCATCAGTTGGGGCTCTCAGCTGAGGGCGACTTCATTGCCCACTGCCAAACGAGAGGCTGTAGTCCGTGCCCTGGGACGTCTGGAACAGCAAATCATTTGGAAATGGGAGAATGATACCTTGCCCAACAAACCGCATAATGTGCACATTATGAAATGGTTGCCCCAACGTGATATTCTGGCCCATCCGAATCTCAAAGTGTTCTTCTCTCATGGCGGTCTCATGGGCACCACTGAGGCAGTCTCCAGTGGTGTTCCGATTGTCGGAATGCCCATCTATGGTGATCAAAGCCTGAACATTGCCTCTTTGGTCCAGCGGGGAATGGCAATTAACTTGGATTTCTATAGCCTAACTGAGGATGCCATCTACGAGGCTTTAACCAGAGCTCTGGACCCATCTTTCAAGAGGAATGCTAGAAAGGTTGCTGCAGCCTACAATGAGCGCCCGCAGAAGCCATTGGACACGGCCATTTGGTGGGTGGAATATGTAGCTGAGACCAAAGGAGCTCCTCTCACCCAACCCAAGGCAGTTCATCTCTCTCGTTTTGTCTACTACTCCCTGGATGCCTATGCCACGGTATTTGCTGTCTTGCTCTTGCTTCTAGCCACTTGGTTAGGCCTACTCCGTCTCTGTTGTGGCAGAAGGGATCATCAAAAGGGCCAAAAGACTAAAGCCAAGGGCAACTAA
- the LOC6642677 gene encoding UDP-glycosyltransferase UGT5 → MLLVPTIVCVLVLGLASPVEIEAGSPLKVLGLFPHPGVSHFHFFYPIMRGLAEAGHDVSVVSHFPDKNPVAHYKDFPLSGIEKLTNTVDLKMFEKRTFYNHFVEFFLLHDWGKEACNFTLRSDALQQILKRKQGYFDVIIMEQFNTDCMMGVAHQLQAPVIALSSCVMMPWHYERMGAPIIPSYIPALFMAQSQDMDFGGRLANWFSFHALNWMYKLISTPVADAMVQYKFGHDVPSVGELAKNTSLFFVNQHFSLSGPKPLPPNVIELGGIHIQKAKGLPADLQRLLDNAEHGVILISWGSMIRANSLTTAKRDGIVRAAARLKQLVIWKWENDTLPNKPDNMHIMKWLPQRDILCHPNVKVFMTHAGLMGSSEAAYCGVPVVATPMYGDQFLNAAALVQRGMGTLLNFEDISENTVMRALKKTLDKSFADAARTVSYSFKHRPQQALQSALWWVEHVANTGGAPLLKPSAVEMSRFVYYSLDCYVVVGLLLTIIIGSWISLIQRICGSSSSKKTKKD, encoded by the exons ATGCTGCTGGTGCCTACTATAGTTTGTGTCCTCGTGTTGGGACTTGCCAGTCCAGTGGAGATCGAAGCGGGATCCCCCCTCAAAGTGCTGGGTCTGTTTCCCCATCCCGGAGTCAGTCACTTTCACTTTTTCTATCCCATCATGCGGGGATTGGCCGAGGCGGGACATGATGTCAGTGTGGTGTCCCATTTCCCCGACAAGAATCCTGTGGCCCACTACAAGGACTTCCCCCTTTCGGGCATTGAGAAACTCACAAATACTGTGGATCTAAAg ATGTTCGAGAAGCGTACATTTTACAATCATTTTGTAGAGTTCTTTCTCCTGCACGATTGGGGCAAAGAGGCGTGTAATTTTACACTAAGATCAGATGCTTTGCAACAGATCCTTAAGCGAAAACAAGGCTACTTCGACGTCATCATAATGGAGCAGTTCAACACGGATTGCATGATGGGTGTGGCCCATCAACTTCAGGCCCCCGTGATAGCCCTGAGCAGCTGTGTGATGATGCCCTGGCACTACGAGCGGATGGGAGCTCCGATTATACCCTCGTATATTCCGGCTCTGTTTATGGCCCAGTCGCAGGATATGGATTTTGGTGGACGTTTGGCCAATTGGTTTAGTTTCCATGCCCTCAACTGGATGTACAA ATTAATCTCCACTCCAGTGGCAGATGCCATGGTACAATATAAATTTGGACATGATGTGCCCTCGGTGGGTGAATTGGCCAAGAATACTTCATTGTTTTTCGTGAATCAACACTTTTCGTTGAGTGGACCCAAGCCTCTGCCTCCGAATGTTATCGAATTGGGCGGAATTCACATACAAAAGGCCAAAGGATTGCCCGCTGATCTGCAGCGTTTGCTGGACAATGCCGAGCATGGAGTAATTCTCATCAGTTGGGGTTCGATGATCCGCGCCAATTCCTTGACCACAGCCAAACGGGATGGCATTGTGCGAGCCGCAGCTAGACTGAAGCAACTGGTGATCTGGAAGTGGGAGAACGACACTCTGCCCAACAAGCCGGATAATATGCACATCATGAAATGGTTGCCACAGCGCGACATTCTCTGCCATCCCAATGTGAAAGTTTTCATGACACATGCTGGTCTCATGGGCTCATCGGAGGCGGCTTATTGTGGGGTTCCAGTGGTGGCCACGCCCATGTATGGCGATCAGTTCCTTAACGCAGCTGCCTTGGTGCAACGTGGCATGGGCACCTTATTGAACTTTGAGGATATCAGCGAAAACACAGTTATGCGGGCACTGAAGAAGACTTTGGACAAGAG CTTTGCTGATGCTGCCAGGACGGTTTCCTACTCCTTTAAACATCGTCCTCAGCAGGCCCTGCAATCGGCTTTGTGGTGGGTGGAGCATGTGGCCAATACTGGAGGAGCTCCCTTGTTGAAACCCAGTGCCGTCGAGATGTCTAGATTCGTCTATTACTCACTCGATTGCTATGTGGTGGTTGGCCTTTTGCTGACCATCATTATTGGCAGTTGGATCTCTTTGATCCAACGTATTTGCGGCTCAAGCTCATCCAAAAAGACTAAAAAGGATTGA